From the genome of Phytohabitans rumicis, one region includes:
- a CDS encoding VOC family protein yields MTTPDKYASVRYLVDDVQAAVDFYTKHLGFQLNTSAAPAFADVLRGPLRLLLSGPASSGARATPDDATAPGRNRIHLVVDDLDTEIDRLRGAGLSFRSDPISGPGGRQILLADPAGNLIELFQPAHSRPAP; encoded by the coding sequence GTGACCACGCCAGACAAGTACGCCAGCGTCCGCTACCTCGTCGACGACGTTCAGGCCGCCGTCGACTTCTACACCAAGCACCTCGGCTTCCAGCTGAACACCAGCGCCGCGCCCGCCTTCGCCGACGTGCTCCGCGGCCCACTGCGGCTGCTGCTGTCCGGACCGGCCAGCTCCGGCGCCCGCGCCACACCCGACGACGCCACCGCGCCGGGACGCAACCGCATCCACCTGGTCGTCGACGACCTGGACACCGAGATCGACCGGCTCCGCGGCGCGGGCCTGTCGTTCCGCAGCGACCCGATCTCCGGGCCCGGCGGGCGCCAGATCCTGCTCGCCGACCCCGCCGGCAACCTGATCGAGCTGTTCCAACCCGCCCACTCCCGACCGGCGCCCTGA
- a CDS encoding arsenate reductase/protein-tyrosine-phosphatase family protein has product MGSASQDAPAFVRLAGHPLRWRLLTELAHSDLRVRELVELVGQPQNLVSYHLRLLRAGGLVTAARSSFDGRDSYYHLDLDRCAQALAGAGAALHPALRLDTPAPVGARRPHGLAVLFMCTGNSARSPIAEALLRQHTGGHVAAISAGSHPKPRLHPHAVQVLRHRFGIDVAAQLPRHMDTLTGHRFDYVITLCDRAREVCPAFDSHPRRLHWSIPDPAAAGYEAFTRTAADIDTRVRHLLPVLATN; this is encoded by the coding sequence ATGGGCTCGGCGAGTCAGGACGCCCCGGCGTTCGTGCGCCTGGCCGGACACCCGTTGCGGTGGCGGCTGCTGACCGAGCTCGCCCACAGCGACCTGCGGGTCCGCGAGCTGGTGGAGCTGGTCGGCCAGCCGCAAAACCTGGTCTCGTACCACCTGCGGCTGCTGCGCGCCGGCGGCTTGGTCACCGCCGCCCGCAGCAGCTTCGACGGCCGCGACAGCTACTACCACCTGGACCTGGACCGGTGCGCCCAGGCGCTGGCCGGCGCCGGCGCCGCGCTGCACCCGGCCCTGCGCCTGGACACCCCCGCGCCGGTCGGCGCCCGCCGACCGCACGGACTCGCGGTGCTTTTCATGTGTACGGGTAACAGCGCCCGCTCGCCGATCGCCGAAGCCCTGTTACGGCAGCACACCGGCGGTCACGTGGCGGCGATCAGCGCCGGAAGCCACCCGAAGCCGCGGCTGCATCCCCACGCGGTACAGGTGCTGCGACACCGGTTCGGCATCGACGTCGCCGCTCAGCTCCCCCGGCACATGGACACGCTCACCGGCCACCGTTTCGACTACGTGATCACCCTGTGTGACCGGGCCCGCGAGGTCTGTCCCGCGTTCGACAGCCATCCCCGCCGGCTGCACTGGAGCATCCCCGACCCTGCGGCGGCCGGCTACGAGGCGTTCACCCGCACCGCCGCGGACATCGACACCCGCGTCCGGCATCTGCTGCCGGTCCTCGCCACCAACTGA
- a CDS encoding thioesterase family protein, which translates to MAFYSRVADDRFESSAHTRGPWDADSQHAGPPAALLGRAVEAKARPAMRVARLTFDIARPVPIAPLTVTAAVVREGRRAMVVEAAIEPYMRCTALLIRTAANAAPAIGASAPPPLADAEAKPFFPVPYQVGYHTAMEVRFAAGSFVEPGPATAWMRMRVPLVDGEQPSPLTRVLVAADSGNGVSNVLDFQQYLFVNPDLTVHLLRYPIGEWVCLRAATSIDGAGIGIADTALYDESGRIGRSVQSLFVAPRHP; encoded by the coding sequence GTGGCCTTCTACTCGCGAGTAGCCGATGACCGGTTCGAGTCTTCGGCACACACCCGCGGCCCGTGGGACGCCGACTCGCAGCACGCCGGACCGCCGGCCGCGCTGCTCGGCCGGGCTGTCGAAGCGAAGGCTCGCCCGGCGATGCGTGTCGCCCGACTGACATTCGACATCGCACGCCCGGTGCCGATCGCACCGCTGACCGTCACCGCCGCGGTCGTCCGCGAGGGCCGGCGCGCGATGGTCGTCGAAGCCGCCATCGAACCCTACATGCGGTGCACCGCCCTCCTCATCCGCACGGCGGCGAACGCCGCACCCGCCATCGGCGCGAGCGCACCGCCTCCGCTGGCGGACGCCGAGGCGAAGCCGTTCTTCCCCGTGCCGTACCAGGTCGGATACCACACCGCGATGGAGGTGCGGTTCGCCGCGGGATCGTTCGTCGAGCCGGGACCGGCCACCGCCTGGATGCGCATGCGCGTGCCGCTGGTCGACGGCGAGCAACCCAGCCCGCTGACCCGCGTGCTCGTCGCCGCCGACTCCGGCAACGGCGTCAGCAACGTGCTCGACTTCCAGCAGTACCTCTTCGTCAACCCGGACCTGACCGTCCACCTTCTCCGGTACCCGATCGGGGAGTGGGTCTGCCTGCGCGCCGCCACCTCGATCGACGGGGCCGGCATCGGGATCGCCGACACCGCGCTGTACGACGAGAGCGGCCGGATCGGCCGCTCCGTGCAGAGCCTCTTCGTCGCCCCGCGCCACCCCTGA
- a CDS encoding DHA2 family efflux MFS transporter permease subunit, producing the protein MTSQAAAPPNKLDAAVLKVAGVVVLGAIMSILDITVVSVALPTFQTEFDATYAEVAWTMTGYTLALATVIPLSGWAADRFGTKRLYMLAVLLFTLGSALCATADSIGQLIAYRVLQGLGGGMLMPLGMTIMTRAAGPERIGRLMAVLGIPMLLGPIGGPILGGWLIDSVGWHWIFLINVPVGAIALVYAHFALPKDAAEPSESFDFLGMLMLSPGLALFLYGVSSLPETGTITATKVWTTMLAGAVLVVSFVLYSFKPRHPLLDLRLFRNRNLTIASVSLFVFIIAFMGAGLLFPSYFLQVRGESTLNAGLLMAPQGIGAMLTMPIAGTLADKIPVGRTVPFAMALIAAGFFTFTQVGTDTSYVLLCGSLFVMGLGMGGTMMPIMTSALRTLASQDVARGSTLVNILQQIGGSVGAATMSVILTSQLNGSAPIPGMTDPNTGEPVTEAGAAIANQHGAQIPLPPGVFQRGLEFVADSFATTFLVGFVLVLATFIPIAFLPRKRPAPEPLADTSAEGAAVPAPTMIH; encoded by the coding sequence GTGACAAGTCAAGCCGCAGCACCGCCCAACAAGCTCGACGCCGCCGTGCTCAAGGTCGCCGGGGTGGTCGTACTCGGCGCCATCATGTCCATCCTCGACATCACCGTCGTGAGCGTCGCGCTGCCGACCTTCCAGACCGAGTTCGACGCGACGTACGCCGAGGTCGCGTGGACGATGACGGGCTACACCCTGGCCCTGGCCACGGTGATCCCGCTCAGCGGCTGGGCCGCCGACCGGTTCGGCACCAAGCGGCTCTACATGCTGGCCGTGCTGCTGTTCACGCTCGGCTCCGCGCTGTGCGCCACCGCCGACTCGATCGGCCAGCTCATCGCGTACCGGGTGCTGCAGGGCCTGGGCGGCGGCATGCTCATGCCGCTCGGCATGACGATCATGACGCGTGCGGCCGGGCCGGAGCGGATCGGCCGGCTGATGGCCGTCCTCGGCATCCCGATGCTGCTCGGTCCGATCGGCGGACCGATCCTCGGCGGCTGGCTGATCGACTCGGTGGGCTGGCACTGGATCTTCCTGATCAACGTGCCGGTCGGCGCGATCGCGCTCGTGTACGCCCACTTCGCGCTGCCGAAGGACGCCGCCGAGCCGTCCGAGTCGTTCGACTTCCTGGGCATGCTGATGCTGTCGCCGGGCCTCGCGCTGTTCCTCTATGGCGTGTCGTCCCTGCCGGAGACCGGCACGATCACCGCCACCAAAGTCTGGACCACGATGCTGGCCGGTGCCGTCCTGGTGGTCAGCTTCGTCCTGTACTCGTTCAAGCCCCGGCACCCGCTGCTGGACCTGCGGCTGTTCCGCAACCGCAACCTGACGATCGCGTCGGTCTCGCTCTTCGTGTTCATCATCGCGTTCATGGGCGCCGGCCTGCTGTTCCCGAGCTACTTCCTGCAGGTGCGCGGCGAGTCCACCCTCAACGCCGGCCTGCTGATGGCGCCGCAGGGCATCGGCGCGATGCTGACCATGCCGATCGCCGGCACCCTGGCCGACAAGATCCCGGTCGGCCGCACCGTGCCGTTCGCGATGGCGCTCATCGCCGCCGGGTTCTTCACCTTCACCCAGGTCGGCACCGACACCTCGTACGTGCTGCTGTGCGGCTCGCTGTTTGTGATGGGGCTGGGCATGGGCGGCACGATGATGCCGATCATGACGTCGGCCCTGCGCACGCTGGCCAGCCAGGACGTGGCGCGGGGGTCCACGCTGGTGAACATCCTCCAGCAGATCGGCGGCTCCGTCGGCGCCGCGACCATGTCGGTGATCCTCACCAGCCAGCTGAACGGCTCGGCCCCGATCCCGGGCATGACCGACCCGAACACCGGCGAGCCGGTCACCGAGGCGGGCGCGGCCATCGCCAACCAGCACGGCGCGCAGATTCCGCTGCCTCCGGGCGTCTTCCAGCGCGGCCTGGAGTTCGTCGCCGACTCCTTCGCCACGACGTTCCTGGTCGGCTTCGTGCTGGTGCTGGCGACGTTCATCCCGATCGCGTTCCTGCCGCGCAAGCGCCCGGCGCCGGAGCCGCTGGCGGACACGAGCGCCGAGGGTGCGGCCGTGCCGGCGCCCACAATGATCCACTAG
- a CDS encoding carbohydrate ABC transporter permease codes for MSTRAAAGWRFNVLGGAAGWLWLVIGVVPIYWIVITSLKSRSTYYAQNPLAPPTDPTLENYRSVIESDFARYFLNSVVVTAGAVVPAVAVSFMAAYAVVRGSAGSRFLRSVNVLFLMGLAIPLQATIIPVYLIIIRLHLYDTLLAIILPSIAFAVPLSVLVLANFIRDVPRELFESMRMDGATEWGTLWHLAFPLTRPALVTVSIYNGLTIWNGFLLPLILTQSPEQRTMPLALWTFQGEYGVNVPAVLASVVLATLPILALYALGRRQLLSGLTLGLGK; via the coding sequence GTGTCGACGAGGGCCGCCGCCGGCTGGCGCTTCAACGTGCTCGGTGGCGCGGCCGGCTGGCTCTGGCTGGTGATCGGGGTGGTGCCGATCTACTGGATCGTGATCACCAGCCTGAAGTCGCGGAGCACCTACTACGCCCAGAACCCGCTGGCGCCGCCGACCGATCCGACGCTGGAGAACTACCGATCGGTCATCGAGTCGGACTTCGCCCGCTACTTCCTCAACAGCGTCGTGGTCACCGCCGGCGCCGTCGTGCCCGCCGTCGCGGTCTCGTTCATGGCCGCGTACGCCGTCGTCCGCGGCTCGGCCGGCAGCCGGTTTCTCCGCTCGGTCAACGTGCTCTTCCTCATGGGACTGGCGATCCCCTTGCAGGCCACCATCATCCCGGTCTACCTCATCATCATCCGGCTGCACCTGTACGACACCCTGCTCGCCATCATCCTGCCGTCGATCGCTTTCGCGGTCCCGCTGTCCGTGCTGGTTCTGGCCAACTTCATCCGCGACGTGCCCCGGGAGCTCTTCGAGTCGATGCGGATGGACGGCGCGACCGAGTGGGGCACTCTGTGGCACCTCGCGTTTCCGTTGACCAGACCCGCCCTGGTCACCGTGTCCATCTACAATGGACTGACGATTTGGAACGGCTTCCTGCTGCCGCTGATCCTCACCCAGAGCCCTGAGCAACGCACGATGCCGCTTGCACTGTGGACCTTCCAGGGCGAGTACGGCGTCAACGTGCCCGCCGTACTCGCCTCCGTCGTCCTCGCCACGCTACCGATCCTCGCCCTGTACGCGCTCGGCCGCCGCCAGCTCCTCAGCGGACTGACGCTGGGCCTCGGCAAGTAG
- a CDS encoding carbohydrate ABC transporter permease, with the protein MSGLAPPAVRVRAATGSAGGRSGSLGWMALPALAIFVAFGLVPLVGVLALSFTRWDGIGAIHPAGLDSWRTVLTDPGLPHALWVTFLVMALSWAFQTPMSLLIGVFLAGRQRYREFLAVLYVIPLLLSSAAIAITYKALLDPNFGLGAGLGLPFLVQDWLGRSGLALGVVVFVVSWQFIPFHALIYQGAVRQIPVTLYEAAQIDGAGRIRQFLSITLPQLKYTIITSSTLMVVGSLTFFDLIFVLTEGGPGDATRVLALDMYKRGFQANLMGPASAIAVILVLAGLALALLLQRLGGRDASASQLEGA; encoded by the coding sequence GTGAGTGGGCTCGCTCCGCCCGCCGTCCGGGTACGGGCGGCGACCGGCTCGGCCGGCGGGCGTAGCGGGTCACTCGGGTGGATGGCGCTGCCGGCGCTCGCCATCTTCGTCGCCTTCGGACTGGTCCCCCTCGTGGGTGTGCTGGCGCTCAGCTTCACCCGGTGGGACGGGATCGGCGCGATCCACCCCGCCGGCCTCGACAGCTGGCGGACCGTGCTCACCGACCCGGGCCTGCCGCACGCGCTGTGGGTGACGTTCCTGGTGATGGCGCTGTCGTGGGCGTTCCAGACGCCGATGAGCCTGCTCATCGGGGTGTTCCTCGCCGGGCGCCAGCGCTATCGCGAGTTCCTCGCGGTGCTCTACGTCATCCCGCTGCTCTTGAGCTCGGCGGCGATCGCCATCACGTACAAGGCGTTGCTGGACCCCAACTTCGGCCTCGGCGCCGGGCTGGGGCTCCCGTTCCTGGTCCAGGACTGGCTGGGCCGCAGCGGCCTCGCGCTCGGCGTCGTGGTGTTCGTGGTGTCCTGGCAGTTCATCCCGTTCCACGCGCTGATCTACCAGGGCGCGGTACGGCAGATCCCGGTGACCCTGTACGAGGCGGCGCAGATCGACGGGGCCGGCCGGATCAGGCAGTTTCTCAGCATCACGCTCCCCCAGCTCAAGTACACGATCATCACCTCCTCGACGCTGATGGTCGTCGGGTCGCTGACCTTCTTCGACCTGATCTTCGTGCTCACCGAGGGCGGCCCCGGGGACGCGACCCGCGTGCTCGCCCTCGACATGTACAAGCGCGGCTTCCAGGCCAACCTGATGGGGCCGGCCAGCGCCATCGCGGTCATCCTCGTCCTCGCCGGTCTCGCGCTGGCCCTGCTGCTGCAGCGGCTCGGCGGCCGCGACGCCAGTGCGAGCCAACTGGAAGGGGCGTAA
- a CDS encoding extracellular solute-binding protein, protein MAHGSMSRRNFLNLAAGAGAGVALASCGSSGPSQGGGGAEASYWFLTAAPGEVIRKNAVSRFNKANPDNQIKPTAFENDAYKTKIRTALGAGQAPTIIWGWGGGGLKSWVEAGQVDDLTDWFAQNAAVKDRLFPSSFGAATVNGKIYAMPCETVEPIVLFYDKRAFDKIGAEPPQSWGDIMDLVPKFNAKGIAPFSLAGQSRWTNMMWLEFLFDRIGGPEVFQAVFDGQKDAWSHPAALDALGKVQELVRADGFVKGFSSVVADANADQALLFTGKAAMMVHGTWTYGQMAEEGGNFVSGGNLGYMNFPPVDGGKGDPSNTVGNPAQYLAISTKSSAEQKETAKKFFTTGVLTDEESAEWLDTGGVPIVKGSESKIASSKDPAFLKFVYDTASNAKVFAQSWDQALSPTAAEKLLDNIAKLFQLSITPQQYVDNMNQVIGQ, encoded by the coding sequence GTGGCACACGGTTCGATGTCCCGGCGGAACTTCCTCAACCTTGCGGCTGGCGCCGGCGCGGGGGTGGCACTCGCCTCTTGCGGCAGCTCAGGCCCGAGCCAGGGTGGAGGCGGTGCGGAGGCCAGCTACTGGTTCCTCACCGCCGCACCCGGCGAGGTCATCCGGAAAAACGCCGTCAGCCGCTTCAACAAGGCGAACCCCGACAACCAGATCAAGCCGACCGCGTTCGAGAACGACGCGTACAAGACAAAGATCCGGACCGCGCTCGGCGCGGGCCAGGCGCCGACCATCATCTGGGGCTGGGGCGGCGGCGGGCTGAAGAGTTGGGTGGAGGCCGGCCAGGTCGACGACCTGACCGACTGGTTCGCCCAGAACGCCGCGGTCAAGGACCGGCTGTTCCCCTCGTCGTTCGGCGCCGCGACGGTCAACGGCAAGATCTACGCGATGCCGTGCGAGACGGTCGAGCCGATCGTGCTGTTCTACGACAAGCGGGCGTTCGACAAGATCGGGGCCGAACCGCCGCAGTCGTGGGGCGACATCATGGACCTGGTGCCCAAGTTCAACGCCAAGGGCATCGCGCCGTTCTCGCTCGCCGGGCAGTCGCGGTGGACGAACATGATGTGGCTGGAGTTCCTCTTCGACCGGATCGGCGGCCCCGAGGTGTTCCAGGCGGTCTTCGACGGCCAGAAGGACGCCTGGTCCCACCCGGCCGCCCTGGATGCGCTCGGCAAGGTGCAGGAACTGGTCAGGGCCGACGGCTTCGTCAAGGGCTTCTCCTCTGTCGTCGCCGACGCCAACGCCGACCAGGCACTGCTCTTCACCGGCAAGGCCGCCATGATGGTGCACGGCACCTGGACGTACGGGCAGATGGCCGAGGAGGGTGGCAACTTCGTCTCCGGCGGCAACCTCGGGTACATGAACTTCCCGCCGGTCGACGGCGGCAAGGGCGACCCCAGCAACACGGTCGGCAACCCCGCGCAATATCTGGCGATCTCCACCAAGTCCAGCGCGGAGCAGAAGGAGACCGCCAAGAAGTTCTTCACCACCGGCGTGCTCACCGACGAGGAGAGCGCCGAGTGGCTCGACACCGGTGGCGTGCCGATCGTCAAGGGCAGCGAAAGCAAGATAGCCAGCTCCAAGGACCCCGCCTTCCTCAAGTTCGTCTACGACACGGCGAGCAACGCGAAGGTCTTCGCGCAGTCCTGGGACCAGGCGCTGAGCCCGACGGCGGCGGAGAAGCTGCTGGACAACATCGCCAAGCTCTTCCAACTGTCGATCACACCGCAGCAGTACGTGGACAACATGAACCAGGTAATCGGCCAGTGA
- a CDS encoding MFS transporter, which translates to MSTPSVTSPARSRWLALAVIATGLLMTILDGSIVTVAMPAIQNDLGFSPAGLSWVVNAYLIAFGSLLLLAGRVGDLIGRKRMFVAGTALFTLASLLAGAATSPALLIAARFLQGLGSAMAAAVSLGILVTLFTEPRERAKAIAVFSFTGAAGASIGQVLGGVLTDALNWHWIFLINLPIGLAAIAVAIPVLPMDRGLGLAAGADAAGAFLVTAGLMTGIYTVVKIEELGWTSAATLGLGALSAVLIAGFFVRQATARNPLMPLRIFRSRSVSGANLVQILMVAALFSFQVLVALYLQKVLGYGAAETGLAMLPAAAIVGAVSLGVAARLNARFGERTVLLSGLVLLIGMLGLLTRVPVHANYVTDLLPVMLLAAGFGLALPALTTLGMSGAGADDAGLASGLFNTTQQIGMATGVAVLSTLAASRTGTLLADGQSQPAALTGGYHLAFAVGTGLLVAAFIVAFTVLRQPKRTPAERTDDENVLVHAG; encoded by the coding sequence ATGTCGACCCCCTCGGTCACGTCCCCGGCCCGGTCACGCTGGCTCGCCCTCGCGGTGATCGCGACCGGGCTGTTGATGACCATCCTCGACGGCAGCATCGTCACCGTGGCGATGCCCGCGATCCAGAACGACCTGGGCTTCTCCCCCGCCGGCCTCAGCTGGGTCGTCAACGCGTATCTGATCGCGTTCGGCAGCCTGCTGCTGCTGGCCGGACGGGTCGGCGACCTGATCGGCCGCAAGCGCATGTTCGTGGCCGGCACCGCGCTTTTCACCCTGGCCTCGCTGCTGGCCGGCGCGGCGACCTCCCCGGCCTTGCTGATCGCCGCCCGCTTCCTGCAGGGCCTCGGCAGCGCGATGGCCGCCGCGGTCAGCCTGGGCATCCTGGTCACGCTCTTCACCGAACCCCGGGAACGCGCCAAGGCGATCGCCGTCTTCAGCTTCACCGGTGCCGCCGGCGCCTCGATCGGTCAGGTGCTCGGCGGCGTCCTCACCGACGCGCTCAACTGGCACTGGATCTTCCTGATCAACCTGCCGATCGGGCTCGCCGCGATCGCCGTCGCCATCCCCGTCCTACCCATGGACCGTGGGCTCGGGCTCGCCGCCGGCGCCGACGCCGCCGGGGCGTTCCTGGTCACCGCCGGGCTCATGACGGGCATCTACACCGTCGTCAAGATCGAGGAACTCGGCTGGACCTCCGCCGCCACGCTCGGCCTGGGCGCCCTTTCCGCCGTCCTGATCGCCGGGTTCTTCGTCCGCCAGGCCACCGCCCGCAACCCGCTCATGCCGCTGCGGATCTTCCGCTCCCGCAGCGTCTCCGGGGCCAACCTGGTCCAGATCCTGATGGTCGCCGCGCTGTTCTCCTTCCAGGTCCTCGTCGCGCTCTACCTGCAGAAGGTGCTCGGGTACGGCGCCGCCGAGACCGGCCTGGCGATGCTGCCGGCGGCCGCGATCGTCGGCGCCGTGTCACTGGGCGTCGCCGCCCGGCTCAACGCCCGCTTCGGCGAGCGCACCGTCCTGCTGAGCGGGCTGGTCCTGCTGATCGGCATGCTCGGGCTGCTGACCCGCGTACCCGTGCACGCGAACTACGTGACCGACCTGCTCCCGGTGATGCTGCTCGCCGCGGGGTTCGGGCTGGCCCTGCCGGCCCTGACCACGCTCGGCATGTCCGGCGCGGGGGCGGACGACGCCGGGCTCGCCTCCGGGCTCTTCAACACCACCCAGCAGATCGGCATGGCCACCGGCGTCGCCGTCCTGTCCACGCTGGCGGCCTCCCGCACCGGGACGCTGCTCGCCGACGGCCAGAGCCAGCCGGCCGCGCTGACCGGCGGCTACCACCTGGCCTTCGCGGTCGGCACCGGGCTCCTCGTCGCCGCCTTCATCGTGGCCTTCACCGTGCTCCGCCAGCCCAAGCGCACCCCCGCCGAGCGGACGGACGACGAGAACGTACTCGTGCACGCCGGTTGA
- a CDS encoding MarR family winged helix-turn-helix transcriptional regulator, translated as MTAMAPTRTEPDLSFLLDRTSHVLRTRMAAALAEIGLTARMHCVLVHALEEERTQIQLAEIGDMDKTTMVVTVDALEEAGLAERRPSSTDRRARIIAVTEEGARVAARSQQIVDQVHEEALAALPANERAVFLRAMNRLVTGHLAEPVEHAQPVRRARQRGN; from the coding sequence ATGACCGCCATGGCACCCACCCGCACCGAACCGGACCTGTCGTTCCTGCTGGACCGCACCAGCCATGTGCTGCGGACCCGGATGGCGGCGGCGCTCGCCGAGATCGGCCTCACCGCCCGCATGCACTGCGTGCTCGTCCACGCGCTGGAAGAGGAGCGGACCCAGATCCAGCTCGCCGAGATCGGCGACATGGACAAGACCACGATGGTGGTGACGGTCGACGCCCTCGAAGAGGCCGGGCTGGCCGAGCGCCGCCCCTCCAGCACCGACCGCCGCGCCCGGATCATCGCGGTCACCGAGGAGGGCGCGCGCGTGGCGGCGCGGAGCCAGCAGATCGTCGACCAGGTACACGAGGAGGCGCTGGCGGCGCTTCCCGCGAACGAGCGGGCGGTGTTCCTCCGGGCCATGAATCGCCTGGTCACCGGGCACCTGGCCGAGCCGGTGGAGCACGCCCAGCCGGTCCGGCGAGCCCGCCAGCGCGGAAACTAG
- a CDS encoding glucuronyl esterase domain-containing protein, translated as MIVALAIAALAAAGAVTAARTTTAVAAAGTLALAAAVEDEGADCAVTLPGSLTANSRLPDPFRRADGSRIATKADWRCQRAQIREMAERYVYGDKPAKPASVTGTVSGSNITVNVSQNGRTASFSAGVQLPTGTGPFPAVVVYGGFGADTATIRAAGAAVISYDPFTVGREGTARNNKQGAFYTIYGNTSSTGLLMAWAWGVSRIIDVIEQSGGNVLRADATGVTGCSRYGKGAFVAGVFDQRVALTMPIESGSGGAPIFRGIPGESGSQPLSSAYGEQPWLGDAFSAFTGNPTTLPVDTHSAVAMVAPRGLFIMENPHIDWLAARSGSVAALAGAEVYKALGAGDNITYWSDIADGNHCAVRPEWRTPLQQYIQKFLLNTGSVTGAMRISSRKLGNLAEWRDWQTPTLADGPTTPPTTPPTTPPTTPPTTPPTTPPTTPPTTPPTGAGCSATVSLNQWTGGFVATVRVTAGSSPITGWTVSLTLPSGASVTNAWNANRSGNTGAVQFTNVAYNGSVAAGQSTEFGFQGAGTGTGMTPTCTAR; from the coding sequence ATGATCGTCGCGCTGGCGATAGCGGCACTCGCGGCCGCCGGAGCGGTCACCGCGGCGAGAACCACCACCGCCGTGGCAGCCGCCGGCACCCTCGCGCTCGCCGCGGCGGTCGAAGACGAGGGCGCCGACTGCGCGGTCACCCTCCCGGGATCGCTGACCGCCAACTCCAGGCTCCCCGACCCGTTCCGGCGGGCGGACGGCTCGCGCATCGCCACCAAGGCCGACTGGCGCTGCCAGCGGGCGCAGATTCGGGAGATGGCCGAGCGGTACGTCTACGGCGACAAGCCCGCCAAGCCGGCGAGCGTCACCGGCACGGTCTCCGGCAGCAACATCACGGTGAACGTGTCGCAGAACGGCAGGACCGCCAGCTTCTCCGCGGGCGTACAGCTGCCGACCGGCACCGGCCCGTTCCCGGCGGTCGTCGTCTACGGTGGCTTCGGCGCCGACACCGCGACGATCCGCGCCGCCGGCGCCGCCGTGATCAGCTACGACCCCTTCACGGTGGGGCGCGAGGGGACGGCGCGCAACAACAAGCAGGGCGCGTTCTACACCATCTACGGCAACACCAGCAGTACCGGCCTGCTGATGGCCTGGGCCTGGGGCGTGAGCCGGATCATCGACGTGATCGAGCAGTCGGGCGGCAACGTCCTGCGCGCCGACGCGACCGGCGTCACCGGCTGCTCCCGATACGGCAAGGGCGCCTTCGTCGCCGGCGTGTTCGACCAGCGGGTGGCGTTGACCATGCCGATCGAGTCGGGCAGTGGCGGTGCGCCCATCTTCCGCGGGATCCCCGGCGAGTCCGGCTCCCAGCCCCTGAGCAGCGCGTACGGGGAGCAGCCGTGGCTGGGTGACGCGTTCAGCGCGTTCACGGGCAACCCGACCACGCTGCCGGTGGACACCCACTCCGCTGTGGCCATGGTGGCGCCGCGCGGACTGTTCATCATGGAGAATCCGCACATCGACTGGCTGGCCGCCCGGTCCGGAAGCGTGGCGGCGTTGGCCGGCGCCGAGGTGTACAAGGCGCTCGGCGCGGGTGACAACATCACCTACTGGTCCGACATCGCGGACGGCAACCACTGCGCGGTCCGGCCCGAATGGCGGACGCCGCTGCAGCAGTACATCCAGAAGTTCCTCCTGAACACCGGCAGCGTCACCGGCGCGATGAGGATCTCGAGCAGGAAGCTCGGCAACCTGGCCGAGTGGCGGGACTGGCAGACGCCGACCCTCGCCGACGGCCCGACCACGCCGCCCACCACACCCCCGACGACGCCTCCGACCACGCCGCCCACCACACCTCCGACCACCCCACCGACGACGCCGCCGACCACTCCGCCGACCGGCGCCGGCTGCTCGGCGACGGTGTCGCTCAACCAGTGGACCGGCGGCTTCGTCGCCACGGTGCGGGTCACCGCCGGCTCGTCGCCGATCACCGGCTGGACGGTCTCCCTCACCCTGCCGTCGGGCGCCAGCGTCACCAACGCCTGGAACGCCAACCGCAGCGGAAACACCGGGGCGGTCCAGTTCACGAACGTCGCCTACAACGGCTCCGTCGCCGCTGGCCAGTCGACCGAGTTCGGCTTCCAGGGCGCCGGTACCGGCACGGGCATGACACCCACCTGCACCGCCCGCTAG